From the Solanum stenotomum isolate F172 chromosome 4, ASM1918654v1, whole genome shotgun sequence genome, one window contains:
- the LOC125861773 gene encoding serine carboxypeptidase-like 7, with protein sequence MEVGKLILGLSYLQYVYPLFIIYLFFLPLERTPPPHFDVSTSSVKYLPGFGFLPFQLDTGYIGVGEGEEVQLFYYFVKSESDPETDPLILWITGGPGCSSLEGLTMEFGPLHFDDMEYNGSLPTLSLNTHSWTKVASIIFLDLPVKTGFSYATTEKANQTDNLQTGEHAYQFLQKWLANHSKFLQNPIYIGGDSYSGTTVPIVVQTISNGNDAKTKPMINLKGYILGNPLTINPDELNYRIPFAHGMGLLSDDLYKALVSNCRGEYQNIAPNNSACSNSVQTFNKLCEGINKEHILEPLCDSVSLKRYRSVGRRTSLYAKLQKLENSMVLPGVKCLEDWRKLSVHWANDDSVQEALHVRKGTIQNWTRCRGDLSFTYNVYNVVPYHANLSAKGYRSLIYSGDHDLTIPFISTEAWIGSLNYSVTDDWRKWIVNGQVAGYTKSYSNNLTFATVKGSGHVAPLWKPLECLTMLTKWISYKQL encoded by the exons ATGGAAGTCGGAAAACTgattttggggttgagttatcTACAATATGTATACCCTCTATTTATCATTTACCTCTTTTTCCTTCCATTGGAGAGAACTCCACCTCCACACTTTGATGTATCAACTTCTTCAGTCAAGTATTTGCCTGGCTTCGGTTTTCTTCCTTTTCAACTAGATACTGG GTATATAGGAGTTGGTGAAGGTGAGGAAGTGCAactgttttattattttgtgaagTCAGAGTCGGATCCTGAAACCGACCCGCTTATACTATGGATAACAGGTGGACCTGGTTGCTCTTCACTTGAAGGATTGACTATGGAATTTG GTCCTCTGCACTTTGATGATATGGAGTATAATGGTAGTTTACCTACTCTATCATTGAATACCCATTCATGGACCAAG GTGGCAAGCATAATCTTTCTAGATTTGCCAGTGAAGACAGGATTCTCTTATGCAACAACTGAAAAGGCAAATCAAACAGATAATTTACAAACTGGTGAACACGCTTACCAATTTCTTCAAAAG TGGTTGGCTAATCATTCAAAGTTCCTTCAAAATCCAATATATATTGGCGGTGACTCGTACTCTGGGACAACTGTTCCAATTGTTGTTCAAACAATATCTAATG GGAATGATGCGAAGACCAAGCCAATGATTAATCTTAAG GGTTACATACTTGGAAATCCTTTGACAATTAATCCAGATGAATTAAACTATAGGATCCCATTTGCTCATGGTATGGGACTTTTATCTGATGACCTGTACAAG GCGTTAGTGTCCAACTGTAGAGGAGAATATCAGAATATAGCTCCGAACAATTCAGCTTGTTCTAATAGCGTTCAGACATTCAATAAG TTATGCGAGGGAATAAATAAAGAACACATTCTAGAGCCTCTTTGTGATAGTGTTTCGTTAAAGAGATACAGATCAGTTGGCCGCAGAACATCTCTTTATGCGAAGCTCCAGAAACTCGAGAATTCAATGGTGCTTCCCGGAGTTAAATGTCTT GAGGACTGGCGCAAGCTTTCTGTTCATTGGGCCAATGATGATAGTGTTCAAGAGGCTCTTCATGTTCGAAAG GGAACCATTCAAAATTGGACACGATGCAGGGGAGACTTATCTTTCACATACAATGTCTACAATGTTGTACCATATCACGCCAATCTTAGCGCCAAAGGTTATAGGTCACTTATATACAG TGGTGATCATGATTTGACTATTCCTTTTATTTCAACTGAAGCATGGATTGGATCACTTAACTACTCAGTTACTGATGATTGGCGGAAATGGATTGTAAATGGCCAAGTTGCTGG CTACACGAAGTCTTACTCTAATAATTTGACATTTGCCACTGTGAAG GGATCAGGTCATGTGGCTCCTCTTTGGAAACCTTTAGAATGTTTAACCATGCTTACAAAATGGATATCTTACAAACAACTTTAG